The Chaetodon trifascialis isolate fChaTrf1 chromosome 16, fChaTrf1.hap1, whole genome shotgun sequence genome includes a region encoding these proteins:
- the LOC139345056 gene encoding LOW QUALITY PROTEIN: THAP domain-containing protein 6-like (The sequence of the model RefSeq protein was modified relative to this genomic sequence to represent the inferred CDS: inserted 1 base in 1 codon): MLHSCAAWNCTNRFTLQTRSQGITFHRFPKNKELRKKWETAVRRDGFSASQSSVLCSEHFRPEDFDRTGQTVRIRDGAFPSVFSFPSHLHRGGPLATRTSQTSKKAQEXLSADCSQLVQGTEALPVPSADLSYALPSSYDDLRARLRKAVNRMESLEKERRNANCF; this comes from the exons ATGCTGCATTCTTGTGCAGCGTGGAATTGTACCAACAGGTTTACACTCCAAACTCGATCCCAAGGGATTACCTTTCACAG GTTTCCCAAAAATAAAGAGCTCAGAAAGAAGTGGGAAACAGCTGTCAGGCGGGACGGGTTTTCTGCTAGTCAGTCATCCGTGCTCTGCAGTGAACACTTCAGACCAGaggattttgacaggacaggtcagacagtcagGATCAGAGACGgagcttttccttctgtcttcagtttCCCATCTCATCTCCACAGGGGAGGT CCCTTAGCTACCAGGACATCTCAGACCTCAAAGAAGGCACAGG ACTTGTCAGCGGACTGTTCCCAGCTTGTCCAGGGGACCGAAGCCCTGCCTGTGCCCAGTGCT GACCTCTCCTATGCTCTGCCTTCATCATATGATGATCTGAGAGCCAGACTCAGGAAAGCCGTGAATAGGATGGAGAGtctggaaaaagagaggaggaatgcaAACTGCTTTTGA